The following proteins come from a genomic window of Mycolicibacterium rufum:
- a CDS encoding flippase, with amino-acid sequence MGERGQVAAAAAPGRLMSPSFARNTLLGFTSGALVALAGFIGNAIVARLLGPERLGVFAYVVWCVTVAATVASVGIDVVQQRFIPNLRAEGRGDEAEGLIGATTRFAMTAMVVVGAVLVAYLFLPGKGALAGTSPEVVVTVAAVWFVSWKLGDLYLFYLRGEQRFDELARLSSVSALLKVLAMALGAWLFGIPGALAGYIAANLMPASRVYRLLRKKPRVGSALRREVVRFALGSWAVGVIGSLVFGRTQVVFLEHYTGLQAVGLFAAAVTIAEVAAQLPQFLLSALLPRFSEQHGMGDHEHMLRLYRTTTALIAMAIVPLCVGLAAVAPVLIPAMFGADFADAVPAAAVLLIAAGLSSLGVSTLYLLYSTGKTGLLVVSNTAGLALTVALGFLLTPHYGLMGAAWSRGIAQVLVVLIETYYVTRQLGFAPPYRVLGVIAVAATASGAAAYLITVEWGSALSLVVSIPAAIVVYLLALRLLQVTALVDPGLMNRLVEKVPEQRRPAVRKILKI; translated from the coding sequence GTGGGCGAGCGCGGCCAAGTCGCTGCTGCGGCTGCGCCGGGCCGGCTGATGTCGCCCAGCTTCGCCCGCAACACGCTGCTGGGCTTCACCTCCGGGGCTCTGGTGGCGCTGGCGGGATTCATCGGCAACGCGATCGTCGCCCGGCTGCTGGGCCCCGAGAGGCTGGGTGTCTTCGCCTATGTGGTGTGGTGCGTGACGGTCGCGGCGACGGTCGCGTCGGTCGGCATCGACGTGGTGCAGCAGCGCTTCATCCCGAACCTGCGCGCGGAGGGTCGCGGCGACGAGGCCGAGGGCCTGATCGGCGCGACCACCCGGTTCGCGATGACGGCCATGGTCGTGGTGGGCGCTGTGCTGGTCGCCTATCTGTTCCTGCCGGGCAAGGGTGCGCTGGCGGGCACCTCGCCGGAGGTGGTGGTCACCGTCGCCGCGGTGTGGTTCGTGTCGTGGAAACTCGGCGACCTGTACCTGTTCTATCTGCGCGGGGAGCAACGGTTCGACGAACTGGCGCGGCTGTCCTCGGTGTCGGCGCTGCTGAAGGTTCTCGCGATGGCGCTGGGCGCGTGGCTGTTCGGGATTCCGGGCGCGCTGGCGGGATACATCGCCGCCAACCTGATGCCGGCGTCCCGGGTGTACCGGCTGCTACGCAAGAAGCCGCGGGTCGGGTCGGCGCTGCGCCGGGAAGTGGTGAGATTCGCCCTCGGCAGCTGGGCGGTCGGGGTGATCGGCAGCCTGGTGTTCGGCCGCACCCAGGTGGTGTTCCTCGAGCACTACACCGGCCTGCAGGCCGTCGGGCTGTTCGCCGCGGCGGTCACCATCGCCGAGGTGGCGGCGCAACTGCCGCAGTTCCTGCTCTCGGCGCTGCTGCCGCGGTTCAGCGAGCAGCACGGCATGGGCGATCACGAGCACATGCTGCGCCTGTACCGCACGACGACGGCACTGATCGCGATGGCGATCGTGCCGCTGTGTGTGGGTCTGGCGGCGGTCGCGCCGGTGTTGATCCCGGCGATGTTCGGCGCCGACTTCGCCGACGCGGTGCCGGCCGCCGCCGTGCTGCTGATCGCGGCGGGACTGAGCAGCCTCGGCGTCAGCACGCTGTATCTGCTGTACAGCACGGGCAAGACGGGGCTGCTGGTGGTGTCGAACACCGCGGGGCTGGCGCTGACCGTCGCGCTGGGCTTCCTGTTGACCCCGCACTACGGGCTGATGGGCGCGGCGTGGTCTCGTGGCATCGCCCAGGTGCTGGTCGTCCTCATCGAAACGTACTACGTGACAAGGCAATTGGGGTTCGCTCCGCCGTACCGCGTGCTGGGGGTCATCGCGGTGGCGGCGACGGCGTCGGGCGCGGCGGCGTACCTGATCACGGTCGAGTGGGGCAGTGCGCTGTCCCTGGTGGTCTCGATTCCCGCCGCCATCGTCGTCTACCTGCTGGCGCTGCGCCTCCTGCAGGTGACCGCGTTGGTGGATCCGGGACTGATGAACCGTCTGGTGGAGAAGGTGCCGGAGCAGCGCAGGCCGGCGGTGCGCAAGATCCTGAAGATCTAG
- a CDS encoding glycosyltransferase family 2 protein has translation MTRDAAVSVVIPTIGRPSLRQAVESALRQTLPPREVVVVLDKDCTPDLPDAPTVRVIRTPGGVGPSRAKHLGVEAAGGDVIALLDDDDRWLPEKLERQVGAAPAGDEWIMSCRFRRLLDGTEPVIGPRTLIEPHEPVAPYLFEMRERQAFNMVQTSTLVFPRRLAEAVPMSVAAGSVHDDPTWLLEVRRTFPGLPIIQLPEPLVDIVWTAASVSRAGVDRSAEYIDWGRRELAGESARVRGDYMLTSAVGSALGAGSARGVLTSIGAGVRYGRPGALAWASAAKSLLRLRRAG, from the coding sequence GTGACGCGCGACGCCGCCGTCAGTGTCGTGATCCCCACGATCGGCCGGCCGAGCCTGCGGCAGGCGGTGGAATCGGCGCTGCGCCAAACACTCCCGCCCCGGGAGGTGGTGGTCGTCCTCGACAAGGACTGCACACCGGATCTGCCCGACGCGCCGACGGTGCGGGTGATCAGAACCCCCGGTGGGGTGGGTCCGAGCCGGGCCAAGCATCTCGGTGTCGAGGCCGCCGGTGGTGATGTGATCGCGCTGCTCGACGACGACGACCGGTGGCTGCCCGAGAAGCTGGAACGTCAGGTGGGCGCCGCGCCGGCGGGCGACGAGTGGATCATGTCGTGCCGGTTCCGCCGCCTCCTCGACGGCACTGAGCCGGTCATCGGCCCGCGCACGCTGATCGAGCCGCACGAACCGGTCGCGCCGTACCTGTTCGAGATGCGGGAGCGGCAGGCCTTCAACATGGTGCAGACCTCGACGCTGGTGTTCCCGCGCCGCCTGGCCGAGGCGGTGCCGATGTCGGTGGCCGCCGGATCGGTTCACGACGACCCGACCTGGCTGCTCGAGGTGCGGCGGACGTTCCCGGGGTTGCCGATCATCCAGCTCCCGGAGCCGCTGGTCGACATCGTCTGGACCGCGGCGTCGGTGTCCCGGGCGGGCGTGGACCGCAGCGCCGAGTACATCGACTGGGGCAGGCGGGAACTCGCCGGCGAGTCGGCGCGGGTGCGGGGGGACTACATGCTGACCTCCGCGGTGGGATCGGCTCTGGGGGCGGGGTCGGCGCGCGGGGTGCTGACCTCGATCGGGGCGGGGGTGCGGTACGGCCGGCCCGGGGCGCTGGCGTGGGCGAGCGCGGCCAAGTCGCTGCTGCGGCTGCGCCGGGCCGGCTGA
- a CDS encoding diguanylate cyclase domain-containing protein, which translates to MCVHSNGRVVYVNPAGVRGFGAQSEEQLVGRPITDFVHPDSVGDMLTRILALSEEGDSSPASEAVLLRLDGSPLEVEVVSVLTTWDGDPAYQVIFRDLTAQKAAEAALRYQAALVNHVSDAIIATTADGIVTSWNAAAAAIYRRPVERALGLPLTEAVDADVDLPGIVAGGGVVHATHRSAGGTAVNVRLSVTAMDDGYVVLCSDYTAQRRAEIHFESVVRSLHDGVVVLDRRGKPQSINPAARRILRLDTDGLVEDYANGTLAFPIFDRRGVKIDDNEMSSVKLMFANAPLENVVLGVERADGSRAWLSINCCLLDPADAENSALLVSFADITAEHNAKTHLAYQAHHDPLTGLPNRAQIEARLTDATTRGSQRLAAVLFVDLDNLKAMNDDLGHHAGDGALRETARRLRNSVRDGDFVGRLSGDEFVILLYGILDRPALEALTARMHGEFADPIHVGGRLRRVSISIGVTELSAEDERTVENILRDADAAMYQAKILRTGTSFRVTRSR; encoded by the coding sequence ATGTGCGTGCATTCGAACGGTCGCGTGGTCTACGTCAATCCTGCGGGCGTCCGCGGCTTCGGAGCCCAGAGCGAGGAGCAGTTGGTGGGGCGTCCGATCACGGACTTCGTCCACCCCGACTCGGTCGGCGACATGCTGACCCGGATTCTCGCGCTGTCCGAGGAGGGCGACAGCTCGCCGGCGTCGGAGGCCGTGTTGCTACGCCTCGACGGCAGCCCACTGGAGGTCGAGGTGGTGTCGGTGCTGACCACCTGGGACGGTGACCCCGCCTACCAGGTGATCTTCCGCGACCTGACCGCGCAGAAGGCGGCCGAGGCGGCGCTGCGCTACCAGGCGGCGCTGGTGAACCATGTCAGCGACGCCATCATCGCCACGACCGCGGACGGCATCGTCACCAGCTGGAACGCCGCCGCCGCGGCGATCTACCGCCGCCCGGTGGAGCGCGCTCTGGGCCTGCCTCTGACCGAAGCCGTCGACGCCGACGTCGACCTGCCCGGCATCGTCGCCGGCGGCGGCGTGGTGCACGCGACGCACCGCTCGGCGGGCGGCACTGCGGTGAACGTCCGGCTGTCGGTGACGGCGATGGACGATGGCTACGTGGTGCTGTGTTCGGACTACACCGCGCAGCGGCGGGCGGAGATCCACTTCGAGTCCGTCGTGCGGTCCCTGCATGACGGCGTCGTCGTGCTCGACCGGCGGGGGAAACCCCAGTCGATCAACCCGGCGGCCCGGCGCATCCTGCGGCTGGACACCGACGGGCTCGTCGAGGACTACGCCAACGGGACGCTCGCGTTCCCCATCTTCGATCGCCGGGGCGTCAAGATCGACGACAACGAAATGAGTTCCGTCAAGCTGATGTTCGCCAACGCGCCGCTGGAGAACGTGGTGCTCGGTGTGGAGCGGGCGGACGGATCGCGGGCGTGGCTGTCGATCAACTGCTGTCTGCTCGATCCCGCCGATGCGGAGAACTCGGCTCTCCTGGTCTCGTTCGCCGACATCACCGCCGAACACAACGCGAAGACCCACCTGGCCTATCAGGCTCACCACGATCCGCTGACGGGGCTACCCAACCGCGCGCAGATCGAGGCGCGCCTCACCGACGCCACGACAAGGGGCAGTCAGCGCTTGGCGGCGGTGCTGTTCGTCGATCTCGACAACCTCAAGGCCATGAACGACGATCTGGGCCACCACGCCGGCGACGGCGCGCTGCGGGAGACCGCGCGACGGCTGCGCAACAGCGTGCGGGACGGCGATTTCGTCGGCCGCCTCAGCGGCGACGAGTTCGTGATCCTGCTGTACGGCATCCTCGACCGCCCTGCGCTGGAAGCTCTCACCGCGCGCATGCACGGAGAGTTCGCGGACCCGATCCATGTGGGCGGACGGCTACGCCGGGTCAGCATCAGCATCGGCGTCACCGAGCTGTCGGCCGAGGATGAGCGCACCGTCGAGAACATTCTGCGCGACGCGGACGCGGCGATGTATCAGGCCAAGATCCTGCGCACGGGAACGTCTTTCCGGGTGACGCGAAGCCGCTAG
- a CDS encoding sensor domain-containing phosphodiesterase, whose protein sequence is MTDILDDAALGTGVRPSFQQVVSLPGGTVVGYEALARWPHLDGAGPLEVFAHAARTGTLDALDSECIRRAAHGALEGSSTPGMLLLINCEPTTAHPDLADGALAAAADTFHLMFELTERGLLDNPRALLRKVDALRSRGFMIALDDIGAERDSLALLDIISPEILKLDMGLVQNQPDDIQARTVAAIIGHHERTGATILAEGIETDLHLEQALAYGATLGQGYLFGHPGALSTVPDVRALPSWAPRAPEPTGRSVFDLATPGLAVRTVRKQTLHELCRHIERLALTADSTPIVLATVQNDRYFDGATLDMYTQIAQRSPLVVVFGEDVPAEPEPGIRGVSLSPSDPLSSEWTVLVLGPDTAAALIAREQPDGHPHLDDGDRRFESVITFDRDRVAAAARSLLARLPDGAAG, encoded by the coding sequence ATGACCGACATCCTCGACGATGCCGCGTTGGGTACCGGTGTGCGCCCGAGCTTCCAGCAGGTGGTGTCGCTGCCCGGCGGGACCGTCGTCGGTTACGAGGCCCTGGCCCGGTGGCCCCATCTCGACGGGGCCGGTCCGCTGGAGGTGTTCGCTCACGCCGCCCGCACCGGCACGCTGGACGCGCTCGACAGCGAGTGCATCCGCCGCGCGGCGCACGGCGCACTGGAAGGCAGCAGCACACCCGGGATGCTGCTGTTGATCAACTGCGAGCCCACGACCGCGCACCCCGACCTGGCCGACGGTGCGCTCGCCGCGGCCGCCGACACCTTCCACCTGATGTTCGAACTCACCGAGCGCGGACTGCTGGACAACCCCCGCGCACTGCTGCGCAAGGTCGACGCGCTGCGCTCACGCGGGTTCATGATCGCCCTCGATGACATTGGCGCCGAACGTGATTCGCTGGCCCTGCTCGACATCATCTCGCCGGAGATCCTCAAACTCGACATGGGGCTGGTGCAGAACCAACCCGACGACATCCAGGCCCGCACCGTCGCCGCGATCATCGGTCACCACGAACGGACGGGCGCGACGATCCTCGCCGAGGGCATCGAGACCGACCTGCACCTCGAGCAGGCGCTGGCCTACGGCGCCACGCTGGGCCAGGGCTACCTGTTCGGCCACCCCGGCGCGCTGAGCACCGTGCCCGACGTGCGGGCGCTGCCCTCGTGGGCGCCGCGCGCTCCGGAACCGACCGGCCGGTCGGTGTTCGACCTGGCCACCCCGGGCCTCGCCGTTCGCACGGTGCGCAAGCAGACGCTGCACGAACTGTGCCGGCACATCGAACGCCTGGCGCTGACCGCCGACAGCACCCCCATCGTGCTCGCGACCGTGCAGAACGACCGCTACTTCGACGGCGCCACGCTCGACATGTACACCCAGATCGCCCAGCGCTCACCGCTGGTCGTCGTGTTCGGCGAAGACGTGCCCGCCGAACCCGAACCGGGCATCCGTGGGGTTTCTCTGTCTCCCAGCGATCCCCTGTCCTCCGAGTGGACCGTGCTGGTGCTCGGACCCGACACCGCGGCGGCCCTGATCGCCCGCGAACAGCCCGACGGGCACCCGCATCTCGACGACGGCGACCGGCGCTTCGAATCGGTGATCACGTTCGACCGGGACCGCGTCGCCGCCGCGGCCCGCAGCCTGCTCGCCCGGCTCCCCGACGGCGCAGCCGGCTAG
- a CDS encoding acyltransferase family protein yields MRALAVLAVVATHLVGWPRGGFVGIDVFFVISGFFVTDMLLRGAEPTGTVSLGRFWLDRARRILPTAIAVLIATYAASVVLLPDRTHTIGVDALFSLAFLANWRFAAQGADTSGVLDTASPLQHFWPLSIEEQFYLLWPLLLLAVTALVVRRAWSRDRWFGLIAGASGLLTAASLAWATYETAVSPHWAYFNTFARAWELGVGALLATGVGVFTRMPVWLRPLLSWAGVALIVASLLLINPESGGFPVPWALLPVAGAALVIAAGVGSEPMFQPLLRNQAATYLGDLSYALYLVHWPVIVLLGTAMETSVYFDASALALSFGLAIACHHFLESPLRHGSWSAVQQAREDMRHGLYHVERSTKVAAVAALVLITLSVITFAARPDRYEQAHPAVPCCRTIE; encoded by the coding sequence TTGCGAGCACTCGCCGTGCTCGCGGTGGTGGCCACCCACCTCGTCGGCTGGCCGCGCGGCGGCTTCGTCGGCATCGACGTCTTCTTCGTCATCTCTGGCTTCTTCGTCACCGACATGCTGCTGCGCGGCGCCGAACCCACCGGGACCGTGTCGCTCGGCCGCTTCTGGCTCGACCGCGCCCGCCGCATCCTGCCCACCGCGATCGCCGTCCTGATCGCCACTTACGCGGCCTCAGTCGTGCTGCTGCCCGACCGCACGCACACCATCGGCGTCGACGCTCTGTTCTCGTTGGCGTTCCTCGCCAACTGGCGCTTCGCCGCCCAGGGCGCCGACACGTCGGGCGTCCTCGACACGGCGTCGCCGCTGCAGCACTTCTGGCCGCTGTCGATCGAGGAGCAGTTTTATCTCCTGTGGCCGCTGCTCCTGCTGGCGGTCACGGCGCTCGTCGTCCGCCGGGCCTGGAGCCGCGACCGCTGGTTCGGTCTGATCGCCGGCGCCAGCGGCCTGCTCACCGCCGCGTCCCTGGCCTGGGCCACCTACGAGACGGCAGTGTCCCCGCACTGGGCCTACTTCAACACGTTCGCCCGCGCCTGGGAACTCGGCGTCGGCGCCCTGCTGGCCACCGGCGTCGGCGTCTTCACCCGCATGCCGGTCTGGCTGCGCCCGCTGCTGTCCTGGGCCGGCGTCGCGCTCATCGTGGCGAGCCTACTGCTCATCAACCCCGAATCGGGTGGCTTCCCCGTCCCCTGGGCACTGCTGCCCGTCGCCGGCGCCGCGCTGGTCATCGCCGCCGGCGTCGGCAGCGAACCGATGTTCCAACCACTGCTGCGCAATCAGGCCGCCACCTACCTCGGCGACCTCTCCTATGCCCTCTACCTGGTGCACTGGCCCGTCATCGTGCTGCTCGGCACCGCGATGGAGACCAGCGTCTACTTCGACGCCAGCGCCCTGGCCCTGTCCTTCGGCCTGGCCATCGCCTGCCACCACTTCCTGGAAAGCCCTCTGCGACACGGCAGTTGGAGCGCCGTCCAGCAGGCCCGCGAGGACATGAGGCACGGTCTCTACCACGTCGAGCGATCCACCAAGGTCGCGGCCGTCGCCGCACTGGTCCTCATCACGCTGTCGGTCATCACGTTCGCCGCCCGCCCCGACCGCTACGAGCAGGCCCACCCCGCCGTTCCGTGCTGCAGGACCATCGAGTAA
- a CDS encoding beta-ketoacyl synthase N-terminal-like domain-containing protein, whose product MTTTHMGIAGIGAVTGYGWGRETLWNGLASGKPAATLYPGFGPGENDDAWLARIADEGDPRDGLSRFGQALRAAAREAITDARARGWTPGPRVGLLHAVVIAEVEGWRDFYLKDHASRRVRDYLTLMPSTPVSMLMREYGFHGPAMNVSAMCASGNAALITAKMWLDAGIVDDVVFVSTDLSLTPENVEHFVRLGVGVVDTDPLDACRPFQQGSRGFPAGEAAVAFVLSRRSDAPYVHVLGGAMSHDAFHLTSVDPSRTEVDRCVLDALACSGVDAADIAYMNAHGPGTQQCDTVEAAVLDEVLGGTAHIYSVKPLTGHCQGAAAAVEVASAALGYAQQQVPAPPTVAPGHPRLLDGLTPMRQGLTLKTSLGMGGHNAAVVLAPVA is encoded by the coding sequence ATGACCACAACACACATGGGTATCGCAGGAATCGGGGCGGTCACCGGCTACGGGTGGGGGCGGGAGACGTTGTGGAACGGGCTGGCGAGCGGGAAGCCGGCCGCGACGCTGTACCCCGGTTTCGGGCCCGGCGAGAACGACGACGCCTGGCTGGCCCGGATCGCTGACGAGGGCGATCCGCGCGACGGCCTGAGCCGCTTCGGCCAGGCGCTGCGCGCCGCGGCGCGCGAGGCCATCACCGACGCCCGCGCGCGCGGCTGGACTCCCGGGCCGCGGGTCGGCCTGCTGCACGCGGTCGTGATCGCCGAGGTCGAGGGTTGGCGCGACTTCTACCTCAAGGACCACGCCAGCCGGCGAGTCCGCGACTACCTGACGCTGATGCCGTCCACTCCGGTGTCAATGCTGATGCGCGAGTACGGCTTTCACGGCCCGGCGATGAACGTGTCGGCGATGTGCGCCTCGGGCAACGCCGCGCTCATCACCGCCAAGATGTGGCTCGACGCGGGCATCGTCGACGACGTCGTGTTCGTCTCGACCGACCTGTCGTTGACCCCGGAGAACGTCGAACACTTCGTCCGGCTCGGCGTCGGCGTCGTCGACACCGATCCGCTGGACGCCTGCCGCCCGTTCCAGCAGGGCAGCCGCGGGTTCCCGGCCGGTGAGGCCGCGGTGGCGTTCGTGCTCTCGCGCCGCAGCGACGCGCCCTACGTGCACGTGCTCGGCGGGGCGATGTCGCACGACGCCTTCCACCTCACCTCGGTGGATCCGTCCCGGACCGAGGTGGACCGCTGCGTTCTCGACGCGCTGGCCTGCTCCGGCGTCGACGCCGCCGACATCGCCTACATGAACGCGCACGGACCCGGTACCCAGCAGTGCGACACCGTCGAGGCCGCGGTCCTCGACGAGGTACTCGGCGGCACGGCCCACATCTACTCGGTCAAGCCGCTGACCGGGCACTGCCAGGGCGCGGCGGCCGCCGTCGAGGTCGCGTCCGCGGCGCTGGGCTACGCCCAGCAGCAGGTGCCGGCCCCACCCACCGTCGCGCCCGGCCATCCCCGGCTGCTGGACGGCCTCACGCCGATGCGGCAGGGGCTGACCCTGAAGACGTCGCTGGGCATGGGAGGGCACAACGCCGCCGTCGTCCTCGCCCCTGTCGCATGA
- a CDS encoding O-antigen ligase family protein, with product MRHTVFAAAPTSEAANTDVRYPRLERHALTWLIILAVALVVVPEAINHIFIKHQPDLPPLEDASGGSEVALAHLARLGGSAVLLAYTAIIVAFTRGRPDRRVGGLLIVLLAVDLPYVLSPGLPPTADLPKILLANLFVIALWKTGASIDALKWLPILVTGIGVYSLIGGLLVPEYMMYNLISEKAIIGGWELAGPFGHGNVLGMYCAVAFSLVPLIPGMRWRLFCGAVLMATVLASASRTAVIAVAMVVVWWAACRIRSVVSVRFAGTVFVSAAASAVLILPFLPWDPHAFTERAAVWAASLAVWQQSPLVGLGVNWFLIDAQANANVAAWAYVGTGHNLVVDTLVKSGVIGLAVIATVLIVAILGARALPARNQQIALFGYLGAFFVAASTEAVWGLLPNLQLFPISGMIFAMLVLSRFREPA from the coding sequence ATGCGCCACACCGTGTTCGCCGCCGCTCCGACGAGCGAGGCCGCGAACACTGACGTCCGCTATCCGCGGCTGGAACGCCACGCGCTGACGTGGCTGATCATCCTGGCGGTCGCCCTGGTCGTCGTCCCCGAGGCGATCAACCACATCTTCATCAAGCACCAGCCGGATCTGCCTCCGCTGGAGGACGCCTCGGGCGGCTCGGAGGTCGCGCTGGCCCACCTCGCGCGGCTGGGCGGATCGGCGGTGCTGCTCGCCTACACCGCGATCATCGTGGCCTTCACTCGCGGCCGGCCGGACCGCCGGGTCGGCGGCCTGCTCATCGTGCTGCTCGCCGTGGACCTGCCCTACGTGCTCAGTCCGGGCCTGCCGCCCACCGCGGATCTACCCAAGATCCTGCTGGCCAACCTGTTCGTCATCGCGTTGTGGAAGACGGGAGCGTCGATCGACGCGCTGAAGTGGCTGCCGATCCTCGTCACCGGGATCGGGGTGTACTCCTTGATCGGCGGCCTGCTCGTACCCGAGTACATGATGTACAACCTCATCTCGGAGAAGGCCATCATCGGCGGGTGGGAGCTCGCCGGACCGTTCGGCCACGGCAACGTGCTCGGAATGTATTGCGCGGTAGCCTTTTCCCTCGTGCCGCTGATCCCCGGGATGCGGTGGCGGCTGTTCTGCGGCGCGGTGTTGATGGCGACGGTCCTCGCGTCGGCGTCGCGGACGGCGGTGATCGCGGTCGCGATGGTGGTGGTGTGGTGGGCGGCGTGCCGGATCCGGTCGGTGGTGTCGGTCCGATTCGCCGGCACCGTGTTCGTCAGCGCCGCCGCCTCGGCGGTGCTGATCCTGCCGTTCCTGCCCTGGGATCCGCACGCGTTCACCGAACGCGCCGCGGTTTGGGCGGCCAGCCTGGCGGTGTGGCAGCAGTCCCCGCTGGTCGGTCTCGGGGTGAACTGGTTCCTGATCGACGCCCAGGCGAACGCGAACGTCGCGGCATGGGCGTACGTGGGCACCGGGCACAACCTGGTGGTCGACACGCTGGTGAAATCCGGGGTGATCGGATTGGCGGTGATCGCCACGGTGCTGATCGTCGCGATCCTCGGCGCGCGCGCCCTTCCCGCCCGCAACCAGCAGATCGCGCTGTTCGGCTATCTCGGTGCGTTCTTCGTGGCCGCGTCGACCGAGGCGGTGTGGGGGCTGCTGCCCAACCTGCAGTTGTTCCCGATCAGCGGGATGATCTTCGCGATGCTCGTGCTGTCCCGGTTCCGGGAACCCGCGTGA
- a CDS encoding polysaccharide biosynthesis tyrosine autokinase — translation MSPLSRPERSPLTVHDFTRILRTRWKIICGVFVVAILGAVAYLLLTAPQYQASTRLFVSTTSDGTNTQTNDGGLFAQRRVLSYTQLLQGALLAQRTIDKLGLDMSAAELQREITATAPTDTVLIDVMVQDSSPTRARDIANTLSDEFVVMAAALETPDLGARPNAQVVVQQRAGVPEDPVSPKKARTLAIAGVVGLLLGVLAALVRDRLDGTIRRPETVETATGVGVIGEIPIQTGHRNGPPVAFGRDDTTVADAFRELRINLQSLEMSPGPRVVLVASPSAGEGRTTTAVNLALALAEADRSVVLVDADLRRPRVAACFDLPDQTGFGTVLAGATPLTDALQQTRFAGLTVLPAGELPANPTELLGTQAARTIFEELSGRFDYVVVDTPPMTVKDAALTASSAEGVLLVVRYGTSHRRALAIGVAALKRAGAPLVGAVAMVPAGKATAGASRRAAHGK, via the coding sequence GTGAGCCCACTGTCGCGCCCTGAAAGGTCACCATTGACTGTTCACGATTTCACGCGGATTCTGCGGACCCGCTGGAAAATCATTTGCGGCGTATTCGTGGTCGCCATTCTCGGGGCTGTCGCTTATCTGTTGCTCACCGCGCCGCAGTACCAGGCGTCGACGCGGCTCTTCGTCTCCACCACGTCCGACGGCACCAACACCCAGACCAACGACGGCGGACTGTTCGCGCAGCGCCGGGTGCTGTCCTACACGCAGCTGCTGCAGGGGGCGCTGCTGGCGCAGCGCACCATCGACAAGCTCGGCCTCGACATGAGCGCGGCCGAATTGCAGCGTGAGATCACCGCGACGGCGCCCACCGACACCGTGCTGATCGACGTCATGGTGCAGGATTCCTCGCCGACCCGGGCCCGCGACATCGCGAACACGTTGTCCGACGAGTTCGTCGTAATGGCCGCCGCGCTGGAGACCCCCGACCTCGGTGCGCGACCCAACGCCCAGGTGGTGGTGCAGCAGCGGGCCGGGGTCCCCGAGGACCCGGTGTCGCCGAAGAAGGCGCGGACGCTGGCCATCGCCGGGGTGGTGGGTCTGCTGCTCGGAGTCCTCGCCGCGTTGGTGCGGGACCGTCTCGACGGCACGATCAGACGCCCGGAGACGGTGGAGACCGCGACCGGGGTCGGCGTCATCGGCGAGATCCCGATCCAGACCGGTCACCGCAACGGCCCGCCGGTGGCGTTCGGGCGCGACGATACGACCGTCGCAGATGCGTTCCGCGAGTTGCGGATCAACCTGCAGTCCCTCGAGATGTCGCCCGGTCCGCGGGTGGTGCTGGTGGCGAGTCCGTCTGCGGGGGAGGGGCGGACCACGACAGCGGTGAACCTCGCGCTCGCCCTGGCCGAGGCCGACCGCAGCGTGGTCCTCGTCGACGCCGATCTGCGCCGGCCGCGCGTCGCGGCGTGTTTCGACCTTCCGGACCAGACGGGGTTCGGCACCGTGCTGGCCGGTGCCACACCGTTGACCGATGCACTGCAGCAGACCCGGTTCGCCGGACTGACGGTGCTGCCCGCCGGCGAGCTGCCCGCCAACCCGACTGAGCTGCTCGGAACACAGGCCGCGCGAACGATTTTCGAGGAGCTCAGTGGCCGGTTCGACTACGTGGTGGTCGACACGCCGCCGATGACGGTCAAGGACGCGGCGCTGACAGCGTCGTCCGCCGAAGGAGTGCTCCTCGTCGTGCGTTACGGCACGAGCCACCGCCGTGCGCTGGCGATCGGTGTCGCCGCGCTGAAGCGGGCCGGTGCCCCGCTGGTGGGCGCGGTCGCCATGGTGCCTGCCGGCAAGGCCACCGCAGGCGCGTCACGGCGCGCCGCGCACGGGAAGTGA